From a region of the Calonectris borealis chromosome 2, bCalBor7.hap1.2, whole genome shotgun sequence genome:
- the LOC142079047 gene encoding serpin B12-like isoform X2 yields MRQKNEKRTVQMMFQEGYFNMAFIEEPKMKVIELPYFKNELSMFILLPEVVCEDFTGIEQLECTLTYEKLAGWTSSARMQQLSVKVYLPQFKMEESYVLNKTLQEMGVMNVFDWGKADLSGISQKDGLVVSKAIQKSFVEVNEEGTEAVGAMGLVAVPLCRPITYEFKADHPFLFFIRHNPTNTILFFGRYSSP; encoded by the exons ATGAGACAAAAG AATGAGAAAAGGACAGTGCAGATGATGTTTCAGGAAGGTTATTTTAACATGGCCTTCATAGAGGAACCAAAAATGAAAGTGATAGAGCTCCCATACTTTAAGAATGAACTGAGCATGTTCATTCTTCTTCCTGAAGTGGTCTGTGAGGACTTTACTGGCATAGAACAG CTTGAATGCACCCTCACGTATGAAAAACTAGCAGGATGGACCAGCTCAGCTAGGATGCAACAGCTGAGCGTGAAGGTGTACCTGCCCCAGTTCAAGATGGAGGAAAGTTACGTTCTCAACAAAACTCTCCAGGAGATGGGAGTGATGAATGTTTTTGACTGGGGAAAAGCTGATTTGTCAGGAATCTCTCAAAAAGATGGCTTAGTTGTGTCCAAGGCCATCCAGAAGTCATTCGTGGAGGTCAACGAAGAGGGCACTGAAGCAGTTGGTGCCATGGGACTTGTTGCAGTGCCTCTGTGTCGCCCGATTACTTATGAGTTCAAAGCTGACCATCCATTCCTCTTCTTCATCAGACATAACCCAACAAACACCATTCTCTTCTTTGGAAGATATTCCTCCCCTTAA